From one Gaiella occulta genomic stretch:
- a CDS encoding transposase, translated as MTSCAGLLRLCRAAGACGQEVTLMVHDDGAVGLDGLEVVFDDERVVSDAGVALVATLAQRLGIEALAQQRVRLRRDRPGAANAGRKVIALVYAMALGADSIDDTEILRAGRTRRLLGGWIPAPSTLGTFLRAFTFGHVRQLDGG; from the coding sequence ATGACCTCCTGTGCAGGTCTTTTACGGCTGTGTCGGGCAGCCGGGGCCTGCGGTCAGGAGGTCACCTTGATGGTGCATGATGACGGGGCGGTCGGACTGGATGGGTTGGAGGTCGTCTTCGACGATGAGCGGGTCGTCTCGGACGCCGGCGTGGCGTTGGTCGCCACGCTCGCGCAGCGGCTGGGGATCGAGGCGCTGGCGCAGCAGCGGGTGCGGCTGCGCCGCGACCGGCCCGGCGCGGCCAACGCTGGCCGCAAGGTGATCGCGCTCGTCTACGCGATGGCGCTGGGGGCGGACAGCATCGACGATACTGAGATCCTGCGAGCAGGCCGCACGCGTCGGCTTTTGGGCGGCTGGATCCCGGCGCCGTCGACGTTGGGGACGTTCTTGCGCGCGTTCACGTTCGGGCATGTCCGCCAGCTCGACGGAGGATGA
- a CDS encoding ABC transporter permease — protein sequence MLLVSIFVFLSITQENFFTRPNIENLLTSVSILFVVSIGMTFVVLTAGIDLSVGSTLALMGILLSHLFNNAGLPAWLAVLVTLVAGALLGALVNGVLIGKVGLSFFVVTLGTLSLYQGLVNIWSDTKTTYITSPLIDWFGFGTILGIPSPIWIMVATYGIAFVVLRWTYFGRDVYAVGGNIEAARLSGINVSRTLMLVYGITGLAAALGGVIQAGRLGAASPLVGASIPLDAAAAVLLGGTSFLGGVGGVTGTAVGVLFIGTLQNGLSIAGVSSFWQQVVTGAILIAAVAIDRLQQIRSGGLRKVEEGTGRGPTPTTEPTTETP from the coding sequence GTGCTTCTCGTTTCGATCTTCGTCTTCCTCTCGATCACGCAAGAAAACTTCTTCACGCGCCCGAACATCGAGAACCTCCTCACGAGCGTTTCGATTCTGTTCGTCGTGTCAATCGGAATGACGTTCGTGGTTCTCACCGCCGGCATAGACCTCTCAGTCGGTTCGACACTCGCGCTCATGGGGATCTTGCTGTCCCATCTCTTCAACAACGCCGGCCTGCCTGCATGGCTCGCCGTGCTCGTCACCTTGGTGGCGGGCGCGCTTCTGGGCGCACTCGTGAACGGGGTTCTGATCGGGAAGGTTGGGCTCTCGTTCTTCGTAGTGACGCTCGGAACGCTGTCGCTGTACCAGGGGCTGGTCAATATCTGGTCCGACACGAAAACGACGTACATAACGTCGCCGCTCATCGACTGGTTCGGCTTCGGCACCATCCTCGGGATCCCGTCTCCAATCTGGATCATGGTCGCGACCTACGGGATCGCCTTCGTTGTCCTCCGTTGGACGTACTTCGGGCGCGACGTCTACGCGGTAGGCGGGAACATCGAAGCAGCGCGACTATCCGGGATCAACGTCTCACGGACGCTGATGCTCGTCTACGGGATCACAGGGCTCGCCGCCGCCCTCGGTGGCGTGATCCAGGCCGGACGCCTCGGCGCGGCAAGCCCTCTCGTCGGGGCCTCGATCCCACTCGACGCTGCAGCAGCAGTGCTGCTCGGCGGAACGAGCTTCCTCGGTGGCGTCGGCGGCGTCACCGGCACCGCCGTCGGCGTGCTTTTCATCGGCACCCTCCAGAACGGCCTGTCGATCGCCGGCGTGTCAAGCTTCTGGCAGCAAGTCGTGACCGGCGCGATCCTGATCGCCGCAGTCGCGATCGACCGACTACAGCAGATCCGGAGCGGAGGCCTCAGGAAGGTCGAGGAGGGAACAGGCCGCGGGCCAACCCCCACTACAGAGCCGACGACCGAAACCCCTTAG
- a CDS encoding sugar ABC transporter ATP-binding protein — translation MTGTAHTPPILLAEGMHKRYGGVHALRGATLSIRPAEIHALLGENGSGKSTMLKILSGQLQPDAGRIHFAGSQTSFRNPTDALRQGIATVTQETTLVPDLSIAENVFLGHRMALRGRFIDWRTTGARARAAIERLGVDLDSSLPVRRLRPDQQQMVEIARALSIDARVLILDEPTSSLTDDEVESLFRVVRNLRKDGVSTIFVSHRLDEVLELADRVSVLRDGHSVGEGAITELNRARLIQMMVGRDLEEEALADGRSAAEIVSTPTLRVRGLTLRSFFADVDLDVGAGEIVGLAGLVGAGRSELLEAIFGLRSPNTGTVEVEGNVRPFRSPRHAIRSRLGFVPADRKTQGLVLGMSVHKNLLMASTSRVPRLTYPRPARETKTVSDSIAALQIKTHSPAVPVSTLSGGNQQKVVLGKWLASDPSLLMLDEPTRGVDVGAKAEIYRLLRTAANNGIGVLVSSSETPELRLLCDRIAVMFRGRIVAWLSRDEATEARIAYFAGGHQ, via the coding sequence ATGACGGGCACAGCTCACACTCCGCCGATCCTCCTCGCCGAGGGCATGCATAAGCGCTACGGCGGAGTGCACGCGCTTCGCGGAGCTACGCTCAGCATTCGCCCTGCGGAGATCCATGCGTTGCTCGGCGAGAACGGCTCCGGGAAGTCGACGATGCTCAAGATCCTGTCGGGGCAGCTTCAGCCTGACGCCGGCCGCATCCACTTTGCCGGCAGCCAGACGTCGTTCCGGAACCCGACCGATGCGCTCCGCCAGGGGATCGCGACGGTCACGCAGGAGACCACGCTGGTGCCGGACCTTTCGATCGCAGAGAACGTCTTCCTTGGCCACCGAATGGCGTTGCGAGGCCGGTTCATCGACTGGCGGACAACAGGGGCAAGGGCGCGCGCCGCCATCGAACGGCTCGGAGTCGACCTCGACTCGTCTCTGCCGGTTCGTCGGCTACGACCCGACCAACAACAGATGGTTGAAATCGCCCGTGCGCTATCGATCGATGCTCGTGTCCTTATCCTCGACGAGCCGACGAGTTCCCTCACAGATGACGAAGTTGAGTCTCTCTTCCGGGTAGTACGCAATCTCCGCAAAGACGGTGTTTCGACAATCTTCGTCTCGCACCGACTCGATGAAGTCCTTGAACTCGCCGATCGTGTGTCCGTCTTGCGAGACGGACACAGCGTCGGGGAGGGCGCCATCACTGAGCTCAACCGCGCCCGCCTCATCCAGATGATGGTCGGCCGCGATCTCGAGGAAGAAGCCCTCGCCGACGGCCGCTCGGCCGCCGAGATCGTCAGCACGCCTACCCTTCGAGTCCGCGGGCTAACGTTGCGCAGCTTCTTCGCGGATGTCGATCTCGATGTAGGCGCAGGAGAGATCGTGGGCCTAGCCGGCCTTGTCGGTGCCGGTCGCAGCGAACTGTTAGAGGCGATCTTTGGTCTACGCTCGCCGAATACCGGAACGGTCGAGGTTGAGGGAAACGTGCGCCCGTTCCGTTCCCCGCGCCACGCCATCCGCAGCCGACTCGGCTTCGTCCCCGCGGATCGCAAGACTCAAGGACTGGTTCTCGGGATGAGCGTCCACAAGAACCTCTTGATGGCCTCGACCTCGCGGGTACCCAGACTCACATACCCACGGCCGGCACGCGAGACAAAGACCGTGAGCGACTCGATCGCCGCACTCCAGATTAAAACGCACTCTCCGGCGGTGCCCGTCTCAACGTTGTCGGGCGGAAACCAACAGAAGGTCGTGCTCGGCAAGTGGCTCGCGAGCGACCCGAGCCTGCTGATGCTCGACGAGCCGACTCGAGGCGTGGACGTCGGAGCCAAAGCCGAGATCTACCGACTGCTGCGCACAGCGGCCAACAACGGGATCGGCGTTCTCGTCTCGTCGTCAGAAACGCCCGAGCTTCGCCTCCTGTGCGACCGCATTGCCGTCATGTTCAGAGGAAGGATCGTCGCTTGGCTCTCACGCGACGAAGCCACCGAAGCCCGAATTGCGTACTTCGCCGGGGGACATCAATGA
- a CDS encoding amidase, producing MPESRHSRLEPSASTWLGRLARRELSSVELTRHVLSRLEGAKHLNAVVACDPETALAEARRADTRRDSGSQGALLGLPVTVKDSIEAVGLPSLSGSLARVGHVVEQDATVVRRLRDAGAIVVAKSNVPEYTWSYETDNIVCGKTLHPHDPARTPGGSSGGEAALLGADASIVGIGTDGGGSIRVPSHYCGTVGLRPTAGLVPETGCWPSTRDTGMVDMSAVGPMARYVEDIELLLQVIAGPDGIDPFIGQTNLSDAGLTSTSDLRVGFYDDDGVAAVDAATRDAVASAARTLAAAGCRVENVTPPDVSTATPIFFEMMAADGGARARDDLSRAEGRHLPQMQSLLDSLRSCALDASGYFALFGRWSALRAAVRSFVADYDVILCPVTVGGAPLHGCMPGTDTPLQSYDAFNYTHTYSIAGLPVAVVRVGTHLGLPLGVQIVANPFSDRVALSAAALLEAAFDNANVNGARTSSRHLPAA from the coding sequence ATGCCAGAATCCCGCCATTCCCGGCTCGAGCCGTCCGCGAGCACGTGGCTCGGCCGCCTGGCGCGGAGAGAACTCTCATCTGTCGAGCTCACCCGCCACGTTCTGTCTCGCCTGGAAGGCGCGAAGCATCTCAATGCAGTGGTCGCATGCGATCCGGAAACGGCTCTGGCTGAGGCCCGCCGAGCGGATACACGACGGGACTCCGGCAGCCAAGGGGCTCTGCTCGGGCTACCTGTGACGGTAAAGGACTCGATCGAAGCCGTCGGCCTCCCATCGCTCAGCGGCTCGCTCGCACGGGTCGGTCACGTCGTCGAACAGGATGCGACGGTCGTTCGCAGACTACGCGACGCGGGCGCCATCGTGGTGGCCAAGTCGAACGTCCCCGAGTACACCTGGTCGTACGAGACCGACAACATCGTCTGCGGCAAGACACTGCATCCACATGATCCAGCGCGGACGCCTGGAGGCTCGAGCGGTGGCGAGGCAGCCCTACTGGGCGCCGACGCGTCCATTGTCGGTATAGGAACCGACGGCGGCGGCTCAATCCGTGTTCCCTCGCACTACTGCGGCACCGTCGGCCTGAGGCCGACGGCGGGCCTCGTGCCAGAGACTGGCTGCTGGCCGTCCACCCGCGACACGGGCATGGTCGACATGAGCGCCGTCGGCCCGATGGCGCGGTACGTCGAGGACATCGAGCTGCTTTTGCAAGTCATCGCTGGCCCGGACGGCATCGACCCTTTCATCGGTCAGACGAACCTCTCGGACGCCGGGCTCACGTCGACAAGCGACCTCAGGGTCGGCTTCTACGATGATGACGGCGTCGCAGCCGTTGACGCCGCGACGAGAGACGCGGTCGCGTCCGCCGCCCGGACTCTGGCAGCCGCAGGCTGCCGCGTCGAGAACGTCACACCCCCGGACGTATCGACAGCGACCCCGATTTTTTTCGAGATGATGGCCGCCGACGGCGGCGCCCGCGCACGAGACGACCTCTCGCGGGCAGAAGGGCGGCATCTTCCCCAGATGCAATCTCTGCTCGATTCACTCCGGTCTTGTGCACTCGACGCCAGCGGATATTTCGCGTTATTCGGGCGCTGGTCGGCGCTTCGGGCAGCCGTCCGTTCGTTTGTCGCTGATTACGATGTCATCCTCTGTCCCGTCACCGTCGGTGGCGCTCCGTTGCATGGCTGCATGCCAGGTACCGACACACCGCTCCAAAGCTACGACGCCTTCAACTACACGCACACCTACAGCATTGCCGGGCTGCCGGTCGCGGTCGTGCGTGTCGGGACACACCTCGGGCTACCGCTAGGAGTCCAGATCGTCGCAAACCCGTTCAGCGACCGTGTTGCCCTTTCAGCCGCCGCTCTTCTGGAGGCCGCGTTCGACAACGCTAACGTGAACGGCGCTCGGACGTCCTCCCGTCACCTTCCGGCAGCATGA
- a CDS encoding sugar ABC transporter substrate-binding protein codes for MAAVALAVSVGAAVAAGIPGYTGKEGAAPSTFGNVKAKAGVRCKIGLQNPLAANESLQYMQKGAVAQAKALGCKIITLDDALSVDKQVSNMQQLLAQKVNAIIFYPLDPKAVNPVLAQAKKQGVPVVAEDAGFGNPAAKGIPGVSAGVWQARDIQAFLQVKALAKAKPGAKVGLIGIGAPVPALKYLTSRQAFYAKKAGLTVVGVQDNATDDVTGGQKAGNALVQRFPAMNAVIGYNDPSAIGAVIAARSVGRKLTVVGLNGTSDGLAAVRDGRLAATVRSESVSIGRELVRGAYLLTSKQKLPAAVVVVRPNLVTKANVDKLPSWDAQLKTIK; via the coding sequence GTGGCAGCCGTCGCCCTCGCCGTCTCAGTCGGCGCCGCCGTCGCGGCCGGTATCCCCGGTTACACCGGCAAGGAGGGCGCAGCCCCGTCGACGTTCGGCAATGTCAAAGCCAAAGCGGGCGTCAGGTGCAAGATCGGTCTGCAGAACCCGCTTGCCGCCAACGAGAGCTTGCAGTACATGCAGAAGGGTGCCGTCGCTCAGGCGAAGGCGCTCGGATGCAAGATCATCACGCTCGATGACGCGCTGAGCGTGGACAAGCAGGTGAGCAACATGCAGCAGTTGCTCGCTCAGAAGGTCAACGCGATCATCTTCTATCCGCTCGATCCCAAGGCGGTCAACCCGGTACTCGCGCAGGCGAAGAAGCAGGGTGTCCCGGTTGTCGCCGAGGATGCGGGATTCGGCAACCCTGCGGCCAAGGGCATCCCCGGAGTGTCCGCCGGGGTTTGGCAGGCCCGCGACATCCAGGCGTTCCTGCAGGTCAAGGCGCTTGCGAAAGCTAAGCCGGGCGCCAAGGTCGGTCTCATCGGGATCGGGGCGCCTGTTCCGGCCCTCAAGTACCTGACGTCGCGCCAGGCGTTCTACGCCAAGAAGGCGGGTCTCACAGTGGTCGGTGTGCAGGACAACGCCACCGATGACGTCACGGGCGGACAGAAGGCCGGAAACGCTCTCGTGCAACGCTTCCCTGCGATGAACGCTGTGATCGGCTACAACGATCCGAGCGCCATCGGCGCCGTGATCGCGGCGCGGTCGGTCGGCAGGAAGCTTACGGTCGTCGGGCTCAACGGCACTAGCGACGGCCTCGCGGCCGTGAGGGACGGCCGACTCGCCGCGACGGTGCGGAGCGAGTCCGTCTCGATCGGGCGTGAACTTGTCCGTGGCGCCTACTTGCTCACGTCGAAGCAGAAGCTTCCGGCGGCAGTGGTCGTCGTGCGTCCGAACCTGGTCACCAAGGCGAACGTGGACAAGCTGCCAAGCTGGGATGCCCAGCTGAAAACGATCAAGTAA
- a CDS encoding AMP-binding protein: MSEWGQKALRVSPSDRTVAALLRDRAQGLADAPFLLAGGEAWTFSEAAERAALRAGTLREAGIEAGDRLVALLPNGPLLVELFLACAWSGAVLVPMNTASRGPQLAHVIGDCDPKIVIASDAFLAEFASVDTISDGSTALWVADNASARNVVPQIGSAPSLEMRECRPSDPLAILYTSGTTGPPKGVVCPHAQFWWWGHNTGNALGITDDDVLFTCLPLFHTNALNTVVQSLFHGVKLVIGERFSASRFWQTVIDADASVTYILGAMAAILAARDRNPNDSAHRVRVALSPATSPPLWDVFRERFGIQIVDGHGMTETNLTIGPRDGEQRPGWMGRVMPGFQAKLVDADGNDVQTGTPGELVVRANETFAFATGYWRLPNETAESWRDQWFHTGDRVVADGDGWFRFLDRIKDAIRRRGENVSAWEVEQALTAHPQVVNAAAVPVPSPLGEDDVMAFVVCADPAPTQDELTTWADERLPYFAVPRYLEYLADLPLTENGKIRKYVLRERGLSETTWDRERDGAPRRR, encoded by the coding sequence ATGTCCGAGTGGGGTCAGAAAGCCCTCCGTGTGTCCCCGTCGGACCGCACGGTCGCTGCGTTGCTGCGCGACCGAGCCCAAGGCCTCGCCGACGCGCCGTTCCTCCTGGCGGGTGGCGAGGCCTGGACTTTCTCAGAGGCAGCGGAAAGGGCGGCGCTCCGCGCAGGCACGCTACGCGAGGCCGGAATCGAGGCCGGCGACCGCCTGGTCGCGCTCTTGCCGAACGGCCCTCTCCTGGTTGAGCTCTTCCTGGCCTGCGCGTGGTCAGGAGCGGTGCTCGTCCCCATGAACACGGCGAGTCGCGGCCCCCAACTGGCACACGTGATCGGCGACTGCGACCCCAAAATAGTCATCGCCAGCGACGCATTCCTCGCAGAGTTCGCGTCGGTCGACACGATCAGCGACGGGTCGACGGCTCTGTGGGTGGCGGACAATGCATCTGCACGGAACGTCGTGCCGCAGATCGGTTCGGCCCCGTCTCTCGAAATGCGTGAGTGCCGACCAAGCGACCCTCTCGCGATCCTTTACACCTCCGGCACGACGGGCCCGCCGAAAGGTGTCGTCTGTCCCCACGCCCAGTTTTGGTGGTGGGGCCACAACACCGGGAACGCGTTGGGGATCACCGACGACGACGTGCTCTTCACCTGTCTCCCCCTCTTCCACACGAACGCCTTGAACACCGTCGTCCAATCGCTCTTCCACGGCGTCAAACTCGTGATCGGGGAGCGGTTCTCCGCGTCCCGGTTCTGGCAGACGGTTATCGACGCGGACGCATCCGTCACCTACATCCTCGGCGCGATGGCGGCGATTCTGGCCGCCCGCGATCGGAATCCCAACGACAGCGCACATCGCGTCCGCGTCGCCCTTTCGCCAGCAACCTCGCCACCGCTGTGGGATGTATTCCGCGAGCGCTTCGGAATCCAGATCGTGGACGGCCACGGTATGACCGAGACCAACCTCACAATCGGGCCTCGCGATGGCGAGCAGCGCCCCGGCTGGATGGGACGTGTCATGCCCGGGTTCCAGGCAAAGCTAGTCGACGCTGACGGCAACGATGTTCAGACGGGGACGCCGGGCGAACTCGTCGTCCGCGCAAACGAAACCTTCGCCTTCGCCACCGGGTACTGGCGCCTGCCCAACGAGACTGCCGAAAGCTGGCGCGACCAGTGGTTTCATACGGGCGATCGCGTCGTCGCCGACGGCGACGGCTGGTTTCGTTTCCTCGACCGAATCAAGGACGCTATCCGCCGGCGAGGTGAGAACGTCTCCGCATGGGAGGTCGAGCAGGCGCTGACAGCACACCCCCAGGTCGTGAACGCTGCGGCCGTCCCCGTCCCATCACCTCTCGGGGAGGACGACGTGATGGCGTTCGTGGTCTGTGCCGACCCCGCCCCAACGCAGGACGAGCTGACCACGTGGGCGGATGAACGGCTCCCCTACTTCGCAGTCCCGCGCTACCTCGAATACCTCGCCGATCTCCCGCTCACCGAGAACGGCAAGATTCGCAAGTACGTGCTCCGCGAACGGGGCCTGTCCGAGACGACCTGGGATCGAGAGAGGGACGGAGCGCCGAGGCGGCGCTAA